In Xylanibacter ruminicola 23, a single genomic region encodes these proteins:
- the gdhA gene encoding NADP-specific glutamate dehydrogenase: MEVEKIMQALEQKHPGEMEYLQAVREVLDSIKDVYNQHPEFEKAKIIERIVEPERITTFRVPWVDDKGEVQVNIGYRVQFNSAIGPYKGGLRFHPSVNLSILKFLGFEQTFKNALTTLPMGGGKGGSDFAPRGKSDAEIMRFCQAFMCELYKVIGPDMDVPAGDIGVGGREIGYLFGYYKKLTSQFHGATLTGKGMEWGGSILRPEATGYGALYFVHHMLETHGLDIKGKTVALSGFGNVAWGAAKKATEMGAKVITISGPDGYIYDPAGLDAEKIEYMLELRASGNDVCQPYEEEFEGSKFFAGKKPWEQKADIYLPCATQNELNGADADMILANKPLCVAEVSNMGCTAEAVNKFIAAGQLFAPGKAVNAGGVATSGLEMTQNSMRMSWTAEEVDQRLHQIMSGIHEQCVKYGKEGNYINYVKGANVAGFMKVAKAMLAQGIV; the protein is encoded by the coding sequence ATGGAAGTTGAGAAAATTATGCAGGCCTTGGAGCAGAAGCATCCAGGCGAAATGGAGTACTTACAGGCAGTAAGAGAGGTGTTGGACAGCATCAAGGATGTGTACAACCAGCACCCCGAGTTTGAGAAAGCCAAAATCATAGAGCGCATCGTAGAGCCAGAGCGTATCACTACTTTCCGTGTGCCCTGGGTCGACGACAAGGGCGAGGTACAGGTAAACATTGGTTACCGTGTGCAGTTCAATAGCGCCATCGGCCCCTACAAAGGCGGTTTGCGTTTCCACCCATCAGTAAACCTCAGTATCCTGAAGTTCCTCGGTTTCGAGCAGACCTTCAAGAATGCACTTACCACCCTGCCTATGGGTGGCGGTAAGGGCGGATCCGACTTTGCTCCCCGTGGTAAGAGCGATGCCGAGATTATGCGTTTCTGCCAGGCATTCATGTGCGAGCTGTACAAGGTGATCGGTCCTGATATGGACGTACCTGCCGGTGATATCGGCGTAGGTGGTCGCGAGATTGGTTATCTGTTCGGCTACTACAAGAAGCTCACCAGCCAGTTCCATGGCGCTACCCTCACTGGTAAGGGTATGGAATGGGGCGGCTCTATCCTGCGCCCAGAGGCTACAGGTTATGGTGCACTCTACTTTGTTCACCACATGCTGGAGACTCACGGACTCGACATCAAGGGTAAGACCGTTGCTCTGTCAGGTTTCGGTAACGTAGCATGGGGTGCTGCCAAGAAGGCCACCGAGATGGGTGCCAAGGTTATCACCATCTCAGGTCCTGATGGATACATCTACGATCCCGCAGGTCTCGATGCAGAGAAGATTGAGTACATGCTGGAGCTCCGTGCCAGTGGTAACGACGTATGTCAGCCATACGAGGAGGAGTTCGAGGGTTCTAAGTTCTTCGCAGGCAAGAAGCCTTGGGAGCAGAAGGCCGACATCTATCTGCCATGTGCTACTCAGAACGAGCTGAATGGTGCTGATGCCGACATGATTCTGGCCAACAAGCCACTCTGCGTAGCCGAGGTATCTAACATGGGTTGCACAGCCGAGGCTGTCAACAAGTTCATCGCCGCTGGTCAGCTGTTCGCTCCTGGTAAGGCTGTTAACGCCGGTGGTGTAGCCACATCAGGTTTGGAGATGACTCAGAACTCAATGCGCATGAGCTGGACCGCCGAGGAGGTTGACCAGCGTCTGCACCAGATTATGAGTGGTATCCACGAGCAGTGCGTGAAGTACGGTAAGGAAGGCAACTACATTAACTATGTAAAGGGTGCCAACGTAGCCGGCTTCATGAAGGTCGCTAAGGCTATGCTCGCTCAGGGCATCGTGTAG
- a CDS encoding septal ring lytic transglycosylase RlpA family protein, with protein sequence MIKFIKIVATTLTLIISFTAQAQTESGKASFYSKSSSGRRTASGVRLHHDSLTCAHRTYPFGTLLLVTNPANGNHVIVKVIDRGPYVKGRVIDLSHRAAKELGIIAQGIAPVIVEEFNESVIPFKPAEVFSKPELDLSTSDGDAATPIWVELNQQMKQKKQQEHKEKKKR encoded by the coding sequence ATGATCAAATTCATAAAAATAGTCGCAACGACACTAACACTAATAATAAGCTTTACCGCTCAGGCGCAAACCGAGAGCGGTAAGGCTTCGTTTTATTCTAAAAGCTCCAGCGGCCGCCGAACGGCCAGCGGTGTGCGACTGCATCACGACAGTCTTACATGCGCCCACCGCACCTACCCTTTCGGTACACTGCTGTTAGTAACCAACCCAGCCAATGGTAACCATGTTATCGTAAAGGTCATCGACCGTGGTCCGTACGTTAAAGGTCGCGTTATCGACCTCTCGCATCGTGCCGCCAAAGAGTTAGGCATCATCGCCCAGGGCATAGCCCCAGTGATTGTCGAGGAGTTTAACGAGTCGGTCATCCCGTTCAAACCTGCCGAGGTATTCAGCAAGCCAGAGCTCGACTTAAGTACCAGCGATGGCGATGCCGCCACACCAATCTGGGTTGAACTAAACCAACAGATGAAACAGAAAAAGCAGCAGGAGCATAAAGAAAAAAAGAAGCGATAG
- a CDS encoding glycine zipper domain-containing protein has translation MKKLFVMSLGAMLLLSSCGTYTETGATTGAWFGSIIGSAIGGLSGGPRGSDVGTLIGMAGGAIVGAAVGQAADEAHQKKVEQYEQRRMDRGSVQRQSDYDYPDDRIYMDNTPARTPDVLEIRRPMLIDSSRDQVLARGEEARIVFEVYNTTDKILYRVRPNVTEISGNKHIEVSDNVMIESIAPGKGIRYTALVRADNGLRDGEAVFRIGVFLGRNEIVSQTREFRIQTSKR, from the coding sequence ATGAAGAAGTTGTTTGTTATGTCGCTTGGTGCCATGCTGCTGCTGAGTAGTTGTGGCACCTACACGGAGACAGGGGCTACCACAGGTGCCTGGTTCGGATCAATCATCGGTTCGGCTATCGGAGGCCTTTCTGGCGGTCCACGTGGCAGTGATGTCGGCACGCTGATTGGCATGGCCGGTGGTGCAATTGTTGGTGCAGCTGTAGGACAAGCAGCCGATGAAGCGCATCAAAAGAAGGTGGAGCAATACGAGCAGCGCCGTATGGATCGTGGCAGTGTTCAACGCCAGTCGGATTATGACTATCCCGATGATCGCATATATATGGATAATACACCAGCTCGCACACCTGATGTGTTGGAGATCCGCCGTCCGATGCTGATCGACAGTAGTCGCGACCAGGTGCTGGCACGTGGTGAGGAGGCCAGAATTGTGTTCGAGGTTTATAATACAACAGATAAGATTCTGTACCGCGTACGTCCTAATGTAACAGAAATAAGCGGAAACAAGCATATAGAGGTTTCTGACAACGTAATGATAGAGAGTATAGCCCCAGGTAAGGGCATCAGATATACAGCGCTCGTACGGGCTGATAATGGATTAAGAGATGGCGAGGCTGTTTTCCGTATAGGAGTTTTTCTAGGTCGTAATGAGATTGTTTCCCAGACAAGGGAGTTCAGGATTCAAACAAGTAAGCGATAG
- the rplQ gene encoding 50S ribosomal protein L17 yields the protein MRHNKKFNHLGRTASHRSAMLANMAISLIMHKRITTTVAKAKALKKYVEPLITKAKEDSTNSRRVVFSYLQNKEAIKELFSTVSEKVGDRPGGYTRIIKLGTRQGDAAQVCFIELVDFDPEMAKDTKKKSTRRSRKAAPKAEAAEAPVAEAPATEAPAEEAKAE from the coding sequence ATGAGACATAATAAGAAATTTAATCATCTCGGTCGTACTGCATCTCACCGCAGTGCCATGCTCGCAAACATGGCTATCTCGCTGATCATGCACAAAAGAATCACTACGACCGTAGCAAAGGCTAAGGCCCTGAAGAAGTATGTAGAGCCCCTGATCACTAAGGCTAAGGAGGATTCTACCAACTCTCGTCGTGTAGTATTCAGCTACCTCCAGAACAAGGAGGCTATCAAGGAGCTTTTCTCTACTGTAAGTGAGAAGGTTGGCGATCGTCCCGGTGGATACACTCGTATCATTAAGCTCGGTACTCGTCAGGGTGACGCTGCTCAGGTTTGCTTCATCGAGCTCGTTGACTTTGATCCAGAGATGGCAAAGGATACTAAGAAGAAGTCAACCCGTCGTTCACGCAAGGCTGCTCCAAAGGCAGAGGCTGCTGAGGCTCCCGTAGCTGAGGCTCCTGCAACTGAGGCTCCTGCTGAAGAGGCTAAGGCTGAGTAA
- a CDS encoding DNA-directed RNA polymerase subunit alpha — MAILAFQKPDKVVMLEANDKFGKFEFRPLEPGFGVTIGNALRRILLSSLEGYAINTIRIAGVEHEFSSVPGVKEDVTNIILNLKQVRFKQIVEEFENEKVSITVENSTEFKAGDISKYLSGFEVLNPDLVICHLDSKASMQIDITINKGRGYVPADENREFCTDVNVIAIDSIYTPIRNVKYAVEPYRVEQKTDYDKLVLEVTTDGSIHPKDALKEAAKILIYHFMLFSDEKISLESSETESNQEFDEEILHMRQLLKTRLVDMNLSVRALNCLKAADVETLGDLVQYNKTDLLKFRNFGKKSLTELDDLLESLNLSFGTDISKYKLDRE, encoded by the coding sequence ATGGCGATATTAGCATTTCAAAAACCCGATAAAGTCGTAATGTTGGAGGCCAACGACAAGTTCGGCAAGTTCGAATTCCGTCCTTTGGAGCCTGGCTTTGGTGTAACCATTGGTAACGCCCTTCGCCGCATTCTGCTTTCATCACTCGAGGGTTATGCTATCAACACCATCCGCATTGCTGGTGTTGAGCATGAATTCTCATCAGTTCCCGGTGTAAAGGAAGATGTAACCAACATTATCTTGAATCTGAAGCAAGTTCGATTCAAGCAAATAGTAGAAGAATTCGAGAACGAGAAAGTAAGTATCACGGTCGAGAATTCTACAGAATTCAAGGCTGGTGATATCAGCAAGTATCTTTCTGGATTTGAAGTGTTAAATCCCGATTTGGTGATTTGTCATTTAGATTCCAAAGCATCGATGCAGATTGATATTACAATCAACAAAGGTCGTGGATATGTACCTGCCGATGAGAATCGCGAGTTCTGCACCGACGTTAATGTAATTGCAATCGATTCTATTTACACTCCGATCCGTAACGTAAAGTACGCTGTTGAGCCATATCGTGTTGAACAGAAGACCGACTATGACAAGCTGGTACTCGAGGTTACTACGGACGGTTCCATCCACCCAAAGGATGCACTGAAAGAGGCTGCTAAGATCCTCATCTACCACTTCATGCTGTTCTCTGACGAGAAGATCTCTCTCGAGAGTTCTGAGACTGAGAGCAACCAGGAGTTCGACGAGGAGATCCTGCACATGCGCCAGCTGCTTAAGACTCGTCTCGTTGACATGAACCTCTCGGTTCGTGCCCTCAACTGCCTCAAGGCCGCTGATGTTGAGACACTTGGCGATCTGGTACAGTACAATAAGACAGACCTCCTGAAGTTCCGTAACTTTGGTAAGAAATCGCTCACTGAGCTTGATGATTTGCTCGAGAGTCTGAATCTGTCGTTTGGAACTGATATTTCAAAATACAAACTGGACAGAGAGTAA
- the rpsD gene encoding 30S ribosomal protein S4, with translation MARYLGPKSKIARRFGEPIFGADKVLSRRNFPPGQHGNNRRRKMSEYAVMLAEKQKAKYTYGVLERQFRNMFEKAAKAEGITGEVLLQNLESRLDNVVFRLGIAPTRAAARQLVGHKHITVDGQVVNIPSYAVKPGQVVAVREKSKSLEVIEAALAGFNHSKYPWIEWDENVKGGKFLHKPERADIPENIKEQLIVELYSKN, from the coding sequence ATGGCAAGATATTTAGGACCGAAATCAAAAATTGCGCGTCGTTTTGGTGAGCCCATCTTCGGCGCAGACAAAGTTTTGTCTAGGAGAAACTTCCCTCCTGGACAGCATGGCAACAACCGTCGTCGTAAGATGTCGGAGTATGCAGTCATGCTGGCAGAGAAGCAGAAAGCCAAGTATACCTATGGTGTACTCGAGCGTCAGTTCCGTAATATGTTTGAGAAGGCAGCTAAGGCTGAGGGTATCACTGGTGAGGTTCTGCTGCAGAACCTCGAGAGTCGTCTCGACAACGTAGTATTCCGTCTTGGTATTGCTCCAACTCGCGCTGCTGCTCGTCAGCTCGTAGGTCACAAGCACATTACAGTTGATGGTCAGGTTGTTAATATTCCTTCTTATGCTGTTAAGCCTGGTCAGGTTGTAGCTGTTCGTGAGAAGTCTAAGTCACTTGAGGTTATTGAGGCTGCTCTTGCAGGTTTCAATCACAGCAAGTATCCTTGGATTGAGTGGGATGAGAATGTAAAGGGCGGTAAGTTCCTGCACAAGCCTGAGCGCGCCGACATCCCCGAGAATATTAAGGAGCAGTTAATCGTTGAGTTGTACTCTAAGAACTAA
- the rpsK gene encoding 30S ribosomal protein S11 produces the protein MAKKTVTSKKRNVRVNAIGQLHVHSSFNNIIVSLANDEGQIISWSSAGKMGFRGSKKNTPYAAQMAAEDCAKVAYDLGLRKVKAYVKGPGNGRESAIRAIHGAGIEVMEIIDVTPLPHNGCRPPKRRRV, from the coding sequence ATGGCAAAGAAAACAGTCACTTCAAAGAAGAGAAACGTGAGAGTAAACGCTATCGGCCAGCTCCACGTACACAGTTCTTTTAATAATATTATTGTATCGCTGGCTAACGACGAGGGTCAGATCATCTCTTGGTCATCAGCTGGTAAGATGGGCTTCCGTGGCTCTAAGAAGAATACTCCTTATGCTGCCCAGATGGCTGCTGAGGATTGCGCTAAGGTTGCTTACGACCTGGGTCTTCGCAAGGTTAAGGCTTATGTTAAGGGTCCCGGTAACGGTCGTGAGTCAGCTATCCGTGCCATTCATGGTGCTGGTATCGAGGTAATGGAGATTATCGATGTAACTCCACTGCCACACAACGGATGTCGTCCTCCAAAGCGTCGTCGCGTATAA
- the rpsM gene encoding 30S ribosomal protein S13, whose product MAIRIVGVDLPQNKRGEIALTYIYGIGRSSSAKILDKAGVSRDLKVNEWTDDQAAKIREIIGAEFKVEGDLRSEIQLNIKRLMDIGCYRGVRHRNGLPVRGQSTKNNARTRKGKKKTVANKKKATK is encoded by the coding sequence ATGGCAATAAGAATTGTTGGAGTAGATTTGCCCCAGAATAAGCGTGGCGAAATCGCATTGACCTATATCTACGGTATTGGTCGAAGTAGTTCAGCAAAGATATTGGATAAGGCAGGTGTCAGCCGTGACCTGAAGGTTAACGAGTGGACTGACGACCAGGCAGCCAAAATCCGTGAAATTATCGGCGCTGAATTCAAAGTAGAAGGTGATCTCCGTTCAGAGATCCAGTTGAATATCAAGCGACTGATGGATATTGGTTGCTATCGTGGCGTCCGTCATCGTAACGGTCTTCCCGTTCGCGGTCAGAGCACTAAGAATAATGCTCGTACTCGTAAGGGTAAGAAGAAGACTGTTGCTAACAAGAAGAAGGCTACGAAGTAA
- the rpmJ gene encoding 50S ribosomal protein L36 has protein sequence MKTRASLKKRTPDCKIVRRKGRLFVINKKNPKYKMRQG, from the coding sequence ATGAAGACAAGAGCATCATTGAAGAAGCGTACCCCAGACTGCAAAATCGTACGTCGTAAGGGTCGCCTGTTCGTTATCAACAAGAAGAACCCAAAGTATAAAATGCGTCAGGGTTAA
- the infA gene encoding translation initiation factor IF-1 → MAKQSAIEQDGTIVESLSNAMFRVELENGVQIIAHISGKMRMHYIKILPGDKVKVEMSPYDLTKGRIVFRYK, encoded by the coding sequence ATGGCAAAACAATCCGCTATTGAGCAGGACGGAACAATTGTAGAATCGCTGTCGAATGCGATGTTTCGTGTAGAACTTGAAAATGGGGTCCAGATTATTGCGCATATCTCTGGTAAGATGAGAATGCACTATATCAAGATCCTCCCCGGTGATAAGGTTAAGGTGGAAATGAGCCCCTATGACCTGACAAAGGGACGAATTGTATTCAGATACAAATAA
- the map gene encoding type I methionyl aminopeptidase, whose amino-acid sequence MKIYLKTEDEIELMRQANQLVGKTLGELAKHIKPGITTLQLDKIADEFIRDNGAIPTFKGFPNPYGGPFPASICTSVNDVVVHGVPNAETVLKEGDIISIDCGTLLNGFNGDSCYTFCVGEVSDEVKQLLKTTKESLYKGIESAVAGKHLGDISAAVQEHCEAQKYGIVRELTGHGIGREMHEDPQVPNYGRRGNGIMLKAGMCLAIEPMVTMGNRAIWMDADRWTIRTRDGKPAAHFEHTIAVRKGQAEILSSFEEVEKLEGKLY is encoded by the coding sequence ATGAAGATATATCTAAAAACTGAAGATGAGATAGAGCTGATGCGCCAGGCCAACCAACTTGTTGGCAAAACGCTTGGCGAATTGGCTAAACATATTAAGCCTGGTATAACGACCCTCCAGTTGGATAAGATAGCGGATGAGTTCATTAGAGATAATGGTGCTATCCCAACTTTCAAGGGTTTCCCCAATCCATATGGAGGGCCGTTTCCTGCCAGCATCTGCACATCGGTGAACGACGTAGTGGTTCATGGCGTGCCCAACGCTGAGACTGTTCTCAAAGAGGGCGACATCATTTCGATCGACTGCGGTACACTGTTGAACGGCTTTAATGGAGATTCGTGTTACACATTCTGTGTGGGCGAGGTTTCCGACGAGGTCAAGCAGCTGTTGAAGACTACCAAGGAGTCGCTTTACAAAGGTATCGAAAGTGCCGTAGCGGGCAAACACCTGGGGGATATCAGCGCTGCAGTGCAGGAGCATTGTGAGGCACAGAAGTACGGCATCGTACGTGAGTTGACCGGTCACGGTATCGGTCGCGAGATGCACGAAGACCCACAGGTGCCTAACTATGGTCGACGTGGCAACGGTATCATGCTGAAAGCCGGTATGTGCTTGGCTATCGAGCCTATGGTAACAATGGGTAACCGAGCCATCTGGATGGATGCCGACCGCTGGACAATCCGTACTCGCGACGGAAAGCCAGCAGCTCATTTTGAGCATACCATTGCTGTTAGAAAGGGTCAGGCCGAAATCCTGTCTTCTTTTGAAGAAGTGGAGAAATTAGAAGGTAAGTTATATTAA
- the secY gene encoding preprotein translocase subunit SecY, with amino-acid sequence MKKLIETLKNIWKIEDLRQRILITLLFVAIYRFGSFVVLPGINPAMLSQLQSQTAGGLMSLLDMFSGGAFSNASIFALGIMPYISASIVMQLLAVAVPYVQKMQREGESGRKKISMYTRWLTVAILMFQAPGYLMNLKMTSGAALATGISWSYFMVPAVIILAAGSMFILWLGERITDKGIGNGISLIIMIGIIARLPQAFIQEVSSRFTAITGGGLVMFLVEIIILYAVVCASIVLVQGVRKVPVQYAKRLVGNKQVGGARQYIPLKLFAANVMPIIFAQALMFIPLTIVQYSAPENASWFVRTMLDHHSWTYNIIFAILIIAFTYFYTAITLNPTQMAEDMKRNNGFIPGVKPGKETAEYIDTVMSRITLPGSLFIAFIAIMPALASLLNVQDAFSQFFGGTSLLILVGVVLDTLAQIESHLLMRHYDGLLSSGRIHGRGMAAY; translated from the coding sequence ATGAAGAAGTTAATAGAGACACTGAAGAACATCTGGAAGATTGAGGACTTGCGCCAGCGCATCCTCATCACTCTCCTGTTCGTAGCAATTTATCGTTTTGGTTCGTTCGTTGTACTTCCTGGTATCAACCCAGCCATGTTAAGCCAATTGCAGTCACAGACTGCCGGTGGTTTGATGTCATTGCTCGACATGTTCTCCGGTGGTGCATTCTCCAACGCATCTATCTTTGCGCTTGGAATCATGCCTTACATCTCTGCTTCTATCGTAATGCAGCTTCTTGCTGTCGCTGTTCCCTACGTGCAGAAAATGCAGCGCGAAGGTGAAAGCGGCCGCAAGAAGATCAGCATGTACACCCGTTGGCTCACTGTAGCCATCCTGATGTTCCAGGCACCGGGTTACCTGATGAACCTGAAGATGACTTCGGGAGCTGCCCTGGCAACAGGCATCTCATGGTCATACTTCATGGTTCCTGCTGTTATCATTCTGGCTGCAGGTAGCATGTTTATCCTGTGGTTGGGTGAGCGCATTACGGATAAGGGTATAGGTAATGGTATCTCACTGATTATTATGATCGGTATTATCGCACGTCTGCCTCAGGCATTCATCCAGGAGGTTAGCTCGCGATTCACTGCCATCACTGGTGGTGGACTGGTTATGTTCTTGGTCGAGATCATCATTCTCTATGCAGTTGTTTGCGCATCAATTGTTCTGGTACAGGGTGTTCGCAAAGTGCCCGTTCAGTACGCTAAGCGCCTCGTAGGTAACAAGCAGGTCGGTGGAGCACGTCAGTATATCCCCCTGAAGCTGTTCGCTGCCAATGTAATGCCTATCATCTTTGCTCAGGCTCTGATGTTCATTCCATTGACTATCGTACAGTATTCAGCTCCTGAGAATGCAAGTTGGTTCGTTCGCACGATGCTCGATCATCACAGCTGGACCTACAACATCATTTTCGCTATACTGATTATCGCTTTCACATACTTCTACACAGCCATCACTCTGAATCCTACTCAGATGGCTGAGGACATGAAGCGTAACAATGGTTTCATCCCAGGTGTTAAGCCCGGTAAGGAGACCGCTGAGTACATCGACACAGTTATGAGTCGCATTACTCTCCCCGGTTCATTGTTCATCGCATTCATCGCTATCATGCCTGCATTGGCAAGCTTGCTGAATGTTCAGGATGCGTTCTCTCAGTTCTTCGGTGGAACATCGTTGCTGATTCTGGTGGGCGTTGTGCTCGACACACTCGCTCAGATCGAGAGTCACCTGCTGATGCGTCATTACGACGGTCTGCTCAGTTCAGGTCGTATTCACGGACGTGGAATGGCCGCATACTAA
- the rplO gene encoding 50S ribosomal protein L15 translates to MKLNNLKPAEGSTHSSRRIGRGPGSGLGGTSTRGHKGAKARSGYKRKIGFEGGQMPLQRRVPKSGFKNINHKEYFAVNLSTLQKLAEEKNLTKIGIEELIAAGLTNGKVLVKVLGNGELKAKVDVEANAFSKTAEEAIKAVGGNATKI, encoded by the coding sequence ATGAAACTGAATAATTTAAAGCCGGCTGAGGGTTCTACCCACTCAAGTCGTCGTATCGGTCGCGGACCTGGTTCAGGTCTGGGTGGTACTTCTACTCGTGGTCACAAGGGTGCCAAGGCTCGTTCTGGTTATAAGAGAAAGATTGGATTCGAAGGTGGTCAGATGCCACTCCAGCGTCGCGTTCCGAAGTCTGGTTTCAAGAACATCAACCACAAGGAGTACTTTGCAGTTAACCTCTCTACACTGCAGAAGCTTGCTGAGGAGAAGAACCTCACCAAGATCGGCATTGAGGAGTTGATCGCTGCTGGTCTTACCAATGGCAAGGTGCTGGTAAAGGTTCTTGGCAACGGTGAGCTCAAGGCTAAGGTTGACGTAGAAGCTAACGCTTTCTCAAAGACTGCTGAAGAGGCAATCAAGGCAGTAGGTGGTAACGCAACAAAAATCTAA
- the rpmD gene encoding 50S ribosomal protein L30, translating into MATIKVKQIKSKIGYPVDQKRTLEALGLRKISQVVEVEDTPSIRGMIRKVHHLVTVVE; encoded by the coding sequence ATGGCAACAATTAAGGTAAAGCAGATTAAGAGTAAGATCGGTTATCCAGTTGATCAGAAGCGCACTCTCGAGGCTCTCGGCCTGCGCAAGATCTCTCAGGTTGTTGAGGTAGAGGATACTCCTTCAATCCGTGGTATGATCCGTAAGGTACACCACCTGGTAACAGTAGTTGAGTAA
- the rpsE gene encoding 30S ribosomal protein S5 has product MAMNKVKVNSDVELKDRLVAINRVTKVTKGGRTFTFAAIVVVGDGNGIIGWGLGKAGEVTAAIAKGVEAAKKNLVKVPVLKGTIPHEMEARFGGAQVFLKPAAAGTGLVAGGAMRAVLESVGIKDVLAKSKGSSNPHNLVKATIVALSQMRDAYTVAGTRGISMDKVFRG; this is encoded by the coding sequence ATGGCAATGAACAAAGTTAAAGTAAATAGTGACGTAGAGTTGAAAGACAGACTGGTTGCCATCAACCGTGTTACCAAGGTAACAAAGGGAGGTCGCACCTTTACATTCGCAGCCATTGTAGTTGTCGGCGACGGCAACGGTATCATCGGCTGGGGTCTTGGTAAGGCTGGTGAGGTTACAGCAGCTATCGCCAAGGGTGTTGAGGCAGCTAAGAAGAATCTTGTTAAAGTTCCCGTACTCAAGGGTACCATCCCTCATGAGATGGAGGCTCGCTTCGGCGGTGCTCAGGTATTCCTGAAGCCAGCTGCTGCTGGTACCGGTCTTGTTGCCGGTGGTGCTATGCGTGCCGTACTGGAGAGTGTTGGTATCAAGGATGTGCTCGCTAAGTCAAAGGGCTCATCTAACCCTCACAACCTGGTTAAGGCAACTATCGTAGCTCTGAGTCAGATGCGTGATGCCTATACTGTAGCAGGTACTCGTGGAATCAGTATGGATAAAGTATTTAGAGGTTAA
- the rplR gene encoding 50S ribosomal protein L18, with product MTTKKVERRIKIKYRIRKNVFGTAERPRLSVFRSNKQIYAQVINDLEGKTLASASSLGLEAMPKIEQAEKVGELVAKKAQEAGVSAVVFDRNGYLYHGRVKSLADAARKGGLKF from the coding sequence ATGACAACAAAGAAAGTAGAAAGACGAATTAAGATCAAATATAGAATTCGTAAGAACGTATTCGGCACAGCCGAGCGTCCTCGTCTGAGCGTTTTCCGCAGCAACAAGCAGATCTATGCTCAGGTGATCAATGATTTGGAAGGTAAAACACTTGCTTCTGCATCTTCACTGGGTCTCGAGGCTATGCCTAAGATCGAGCAGGCTGAGAAGGTAGGTGAGCTGGTAGCCAAGAAGGCTCAGGAGGCTGGCGTTAGCGCCGTTGTCTTCGACCGTAACGGTTATCTGTATCACGGCCGCGTAAAGTCGCTTGCAGACGCAGCTCGTAAAGGTGGACTTAAATTCTAA
- the rplF gene encoding 50S ribosomal protein L6 translates to MSRIGKLPISIPAGVTVAQDKDGVVTVKGPKGELTQKVDPSIKMTIEDGQIKFEIDENSPVNIKQKQAFHGLYRALVNNMVVGVSEGYKKEMELVGVGYRVSNQGNIIEFALGYTHPIFIQLPKEVKVETKSERNQNPQIILESCDKALLGLICAKIRSFRMPEPYKGKGILFKGEVIRRKSGKSASAK, encoded by the coding sequence ATGTCAAGAATAGGAAAATTGCCAATTAGTATCCCTGCAGGCGTTACTGTTGCTCAGGACAAGGACGGTGTTGTAACCGTTAAGGGTCCAAAGGGAGAGCTGACACAGAAGGTTGACCCCTCAATCAAGATGACTATCGAGGACGGTCAGATTAAGTTTGAGATCGACGAGAACAGCCCTGTTAACATCAAGCAGAAGCAGGCTTTCCACGGTCTGTATCGTGCGCTTGTTAACAACATGGTAGTAGGCGTAAGCGAAGGTTATAAGAAGGAGATGGAGCTCGTAGGTGTAGGTTACCGTGTTTCTAACCAGGGTAACATCATCGAGTTCGCTCTGGGTTATACTCACCCCATCTTCATCCAGCTTCCTAAGGAGGTTAAGGTTGAGACCAAGTCTGAGCGTAACCAGAATCCTCAGATTATCCTCGAGTCATGCGACAAGGCACTGCTCGGTCTGATTTGTGCTAAGATTCGTTCTTTCCGTATGCCTGAGCCTTACAAAGGAAAGGGTATTTTGTTCAAGGGTGAGGTTATCCGTCGTAAGTCGGGTAAGTCAGCTTCAGCTAAGTAA